One Xenopus tropicalis strain Nigerian chromosome 8, UCB_Xtro_10.0, whole genome shotgun sequence genomic window carries:
- the cers2 gene encoding ceramide synthase 2 — MLQTFYDYFWWHRLWLPVNLTWADLEDKDGRVYAKASDLYVTIPLAFVFLIVRYIFEISVAGPLANVLGVKDKVRLRAGPNPGLEKFYTCSSKHPRQSDLENLSKASRLTVRQVERWFRRRRNEDRPSLQKKFREASWRFTFYLIAFIAGIAVLIDKPWFHDLHEVWKGFPKQTMLPSQYWYYMIELGFYWSLLFRVAFDVKRKDFKEQIIHHVATIVLISFSWCANYIRVGTLVMVLHDASDYFLESAKMFNYAGWKETCNGIFIVFALVFIVTRIIIFPFWILYCTWFYPLEVYPAFFGYYFFNVMLWVLQCLHIFWAYLILGMAHKFITGKLEQDERSDRDETDIPDEEEEEEPTKNGTLSNGHSMQNNNHHKAD, encoded by the exons ATGCTGCAGACCTTTTATGACTATTTCTGGTGGCACAGGCTGTGGCTGCCCGTAAACCTAACCTGGGCCGACCTTGAGGATAAGGATGGGCGAGTTTATGCCAAAGCGTCGGACCTCTATGTCACCATTCCCCTTGCCTTTGTATTTCTCATCGTGAGGTATATTTTTGAAAT TTCTGTAGCCGGTCCACTTGCAAATGTCCTCGGTGTAAAAGATAAAGTGAGGCTTCGGGCAGGACCCAACCCTGGGCTTGAGAAATTCTACACCTGCTCATCGAAGCACCCCAGGCAG AGTGATCTGGAGAACCTCTCGAAGGCGAGCAGGCTTACGGTACGCCAGGTGGAGAGATGGTTCCGGAGGAGGAGGAATGAGGACAGGCCTAGTTTGCAGAAGAAGTTCCGGGAAGCAAG TTGGAGATTCACCTTTTATCTTATTGCTTTCATTGCTGGCATTGCCGTCCTTATAGAC AAACCATGGTTTCATGATCTCCATGAGGTCTGGAAGGGGTTCCCCAAGCAG ACAATGCTACCGTCCCAGTACTGGTACTACATGATAGAGCTGGGCTTCTACTGGTCTCTTCTCTTCAGAGTGGCATTTGATGTCAAGCGCAAG GACTTTAAGGAGCAGATTATCCATCACGTGGCCACCATCGTCCTCATCAGCTTCTCATGGTGTGCCAACTACATCCGGGTGGGCACCCTGGTCATGGTGTTGCACGATGCCTCAGACTACTTTCTGGAG TCGGCCAAGATGTTTAACTACGCAGGATGGAAGGAgacatgcaatggtatcttcataGTCTTCGCTCTGGTGTTCATAGTCACCCGAATCATTATCTTCCCTTTCTG GATCCTGTACTGCACTTGGTTCTACCCCCTGGAGGTCTATCCAGCTTTCTTTGGCTATTACTTCTTCAATGTGATGCTCTGGGTACTCCAATGTTTGCACATCTTCTGGGCTTACCTGATTCTTGGAATGGCCCACAAGTTTATCACTGGAAAG CTTGAACAAGACGAGAGAAGTGACCGAGATGAGACCGACATCCCAGAtgaagaggaggaagaagaacCTACCAAGAATGGAACTCTTTCTAATGGCCATTCCATGCAGAACAACAACCATCATAAAGCGGATTGA